A window from Eubalaena glacialis isolate mEubGla1 chromosome 1, mEubGla1.1.hap2.+ XY, whole genome shotgun sequence encodes these proteins:
- the AMER3 gene encoding LOW QUALITY PROTEIN: APC membrane recruitment protein 3 (The sequence of the model RefSeq protein was modified relative to this genomic sequence to represent the inferred CDS: inserted 2 bases in 1 codon; substituted 1 base at 1 genomic stop codon), which translates to MELKRGKTFIKSSLQIDHEKPPDPAAAAPATEDAVSPGGQRRPHSERGPQVSPSTQGYDRCSDKGAQPDANGGPAALCGTTFKPVQKSKTHDSVPRADRAAAATGQLVGSASFPGPPRSQRMIDYRHFVPQMPFVPAVAKSIPRKRISLKRPKKCFRNLFHIRRNKTENLASLTTKGKSLSSPEGPSEAGGQQGTACFPLGEGLGLDSLCQDLSDSEFLPDSSFDLCRALCEDVASLKSFDSLTGCGEIFADESSVPSLELHEGLESPARASQAPDSMASRGPFQGSVEQLASPAQNEMSDFDKFWDRVNHSVRQQQRALLGPWLGGPQGSDTDKPRPDASGLAELPLCPCRDPHSGSKASSIDTGTPKSERPESVSTSDEGYYDSFSPGLEEDKKEAPSPGTPAAAFPRDSYSGDALYELFYDPTEGPGSPNLDDDLCVSESLSEPALGAPLSMCSFHVGAEENLAAAPGPDLLSQSFLQSSWRGKECLLKLCDTELAITMGIINWLRRSPELRAPPASAPREPAAPPGGLVEKPGAGSEKVCLGPVKLEGRGTWALDAGRTSVSSAPSRQELWACSGTKGLPAGVSEVLAGAKQGTSSPPRDPSLECVQVSGEEGTQGHPEGSLSSVGSATPVATNTSSKNKVPNPSAWPGSQEPRLPGNLGCFQGPWRPGLGGSTVDSELTLTGCVAQVAALQIHPDCQPPRQNTGSGLCGQPQAGGPDILPQKQPNSFPSTAAICGLPSLASPLHSPQDQRCPGRILDLSQIRVEPARLDAQAHASVEDQPLQLSSRAIEQAAHRSQLDPXPXLSPAAWDHLPGILALTSNSQWEGAHSASAPESRCSFLDHEGILCNQQEVGAPRAQVSGASGCRECVSDTLYCT; encoded by the exons ATGGAGCTGAAGAGAGGAAAGACATTCATCAAATCTAGCCTGCAGATTGACCATGAGAAACCCCCAGATCCAGCAGCCGCTGCCCCGGCCACGGAGGATGCAGTCTCACCAGGAGGGCAGCGGCGACCCCACAGTGAGAGGGGCCCCCAGGTCAGTCCCAGCACCCAAGGATATGACAGGTGCTCCGACAAGGGGGCCCAGCCAGACGCCAATGGGGGGCCTGCAGCTCTCTGTGGGACCACCTTCAAACCGGTGCAGAAGAGCAAGACTCACGACAGTGTGCCCAGGGCTGACAGGGCAGCCGCAGCTACAGGGCAGCTGGTGGGCAGCGCAAGCTTCCCAGGGCCCCCCAGGAGCCAGCGCATGATTGACTACCGCCACTTTGTGCCCCAGATGCCCTTTGTACCAGCTGTGGCCAAGAGCATCCCAAGGAAGAGAATTTCCCTGAAACGACCCAAGAAATGTTTTCGGAATCTATTCCACATCCGCAGAAACAAGACTGAGAATTTGGCCTCGCTGACAACCAAGGGGAAGAGCTTGTCCTCCCCTGAGGGCCCATCAGAGGCTGGAGGGCAGCAAGGCACAGCTTGCTTCCCCTTGGGCGAGGGGTTGGGACTGGACAGCCTGTGCCAGGACCTGTCTGACAGTGAGTTCCTACCCGACTCCTCCTTTGACCTCTGCAGGGCCCTGTGTGAGGATGTGGCCTCACTCAAGAGCTTTGACTCACTCACCGGCTGCGGGGAGATCTTTGCAGATGAGAGCTCAGTGCCATCCCTGGAGCTGCATGAGGGCCTGGAGAGCCCTGCCCGGGCATCCCAGGCCCCTGACTCCATGGCTTCCAGGGGCCCCTTCCAGGGCAGCGTAGAGCAGCTGGCATCACCTGCCCAGAACGAGATGTCTGACTTTGACAAGTTCTGGGACCGTGTGAATCACTCGGTGAGGCAGCAACAGCGCGCCCTGCTAGGTCCGTGGCTGGGGGGCCCCCAGGGGTCAGACACAGACAAGCCCAGGCCAGATGCATCTGGGCTTGCTGAGCTCCCCCTGTGCCCATGCAGGGACCCCCACAGCGGCTCCAAAGCCAGCTCCAtagacacaggcacccccaaGAGCGAGCGGCCAGAATCTGTGTCCACGAGCGACGAGGGCTACTATGACTCCTTCTCACCAGGCCTCGAGGAGGACAAGAAGGAGGCCCCGAGCCCAGGCACACCCGCAGCCGCCTTCCCCCGGGACAGCTACAGCGGAGACGCCCTCTACGAGCTCTTCTATGACCCCACTGAGGGCCCTGGGAGCCCGAACCTGGATGACGACCTGTGCGTGTCTGAGAGTCTGTCGGAGCCGGCACTGGGAGCCCCGCTGTCCATGTGCAGCTTCCACGTGGGGGCAGAAGAGAACCTGGCCGCCGCTCCAGGCCCAGACCTACTCAGCCAGAGCTTCTTGCAGAGCTCCTGGAGGGGCAAGGAGTGCCTGCTGAAGCTCTGCGACACCGAGCTTGCCATCACCATGGGCATTATCAACTGGCTCCGCCGGAGCCCAGAGCTCCGTGCCCCGCCTGCCTCGGCCCCCAGGGAGCCTGCGGCGCCCCCGGGAGGACTGGTGGAGAAGCCAGGAGCTGGCTCTGAGAAGGTGTGCCTGGGTCCAGTGAAGCTGGAGGGCAGGGGGACCTGGGCCTTAGATGCAGGTAGGACCTCCGTGAGCTCAGCACCCAGCAGGCAGGAGCTGTGGGCATGTTCGGGCACCAAGGGCTTGCCTGCTGGAGTGAGTGAGGTCCTAGCGGGGGCCAAGCAGGGGACCAGCTCTCCACCCAGGGACCCCTCTCTGGAGTGTGTGCAGGTCTCTGGGGAAGAAGGGACACAAGGCCACCCTGAAGGCTCGCTCTCCTCTGTGGGGTCTGCAACCCCCGTGGCAACCAACACGTCCAGCAAAAACAAGGTCCCAAACCCCTCTGCCTGGCCTGGCTCCCAGGAGCCCAGGCTGCCTGGGAACCTGGGGTGTTTCCAAGGTCCCTGGAGGCCAGGTCTTGGGGGAAGCACTGTGGATTCAGAGCTCACTCTGACAGGCTGTGTGGCCCAGGTGGCAGCCCTACAGATCCACCCAGACTGTCAGCCCCCAAGGCAGAACACAGGTAGCGGGCTCTGCGGGCAGCCTCAGGCCGGGGGCCCTGACATTCTGCCACAGAAACAGCCTAACAGCTTCCCTAGCACGGCTGCCATATGTGGCCTGCCCTCCCTGGCCAGCCCACTCCACAGCCCACAGGACCAGAGGTGCCCAGGCCGCATTCTGGACCTGAGCCAGATCAGGGTGGAGCCCGCCAGGCTGGATGCCCAGGCCCATGCCTCTGTGGAGGACCAGCCTCTGCAGCTCAGCTCAAGGGCTATAGAGCAGGCTGCACACAGGAGCCAGCTGGACCCATAGCC CCTCAGTCCTGCTGCCTGGGATCACCTGCCAGGAATTCTGGCCCTCACTTCCAACAGCCAGTGGGAGGGGGCCCACTCTGCAAGTGCCCCAGAAAGCCGCTGCAGCTTCTTGGACCACGAGGGCATCCTTTGCAACCAGCAGGAAGTAGGAGCTCCCAG GGCACAGGTGTCTGGGGCCTCTGGGTGCCGGGAGTGCGTCTCCGATACTTTGTACTGCACCTGA